One Massilia sp. 9096 genomic window carries:
- a CDS encoding hemolysin family protein codes for MHNVLLVVLALLLVVLNGFFVAAEFGIVTLRKTRVRAIAKTAGLRGRILAKVHGQLDAYLSACQLGITLASLGLGWVGEPAFAALLEPAFAIVGVTSPQVIHGVSFVIAFGVISFLHIVVGELAPKSLAIRIPEAIGLWSALPLYGFYWAMYPAIWLLNASANLVLRIAGLAGSGSHETHYSNDELKMILRSNTSTRGEKFTYDERHILAQSLEFSQHSVSDLMRPINEVSALYASRTLEQNLDTMRRNRFSRYPYFDADGEEVLGVIHLKDLFFASQAGKDTTDLTEYLRPVEMISARTPAIELFRRFRSGAPHFALIGEKGKRPVGFITLDNLLGAIVGEIRDEFRLNENDWMKQTDGTFIGKASLPIVSLERVLGIDIDNEEMGLDEVESVGGLLMAKLGDIPKQGQRIEFPKFDVVVRKTNGPRILLVKVIPQLSRGDEEDDRD; via the coding sequence ATGCATAATGTTCTCCTCGTCGTTCTCGCGCTGCTGCTGGTGGTGCTGAACGGCTTTTTCGTGGCGGCCGAATTCGGCATCGTCACGCTGCGCAAGACGCGCGTGCGCGCGATCGCCAAGACCGCCGGCCTGCGCGGGCGCATCCTGGCCAAGGTCCACGGCCAGCTCGACGCTTACCTGTCGGCCTGCCAGCTCGGCATCACCCTCGCCTCGCTCGGCCTGGGCTGGGTCGGCGAGCCGGCCTTCGCCGCGCTGCTGGAGCCGGCCTTCGCCATCGTCGGCGTGACCAGCCCGCAGGTGATCCACGGCGTCTCGTTCGTGATCGCGTTCGGCGTGATCTCGTTCCTGCACATCGTGGTGGGCGAACTGGCGCCGAAGTCGCTGGCGATCCGCATCCCGGAAGCGATCGGCCTGTGGAGCGCGCTGCCGCTGTACGGCTTTTACTGGGCGATGTACCCGGCGATCTGGCTGCTCAACGCCAGCGCCAACCTGGTGCTGCGCATCGCCGGCCTGGCAGGCAGCGGCAGCCACGAGACGCATTATTCGAACGACGAGCTGAAGATGATCCTGCGTTCGAACACCAGCACGCGCGGCGAAAAATTCACCTACGACGAGCGCCACATCCTGGCCCAGTCGCTGGAGTTCTCGCAGCACTCGGTGTCCGACCTGATGCGCCCGATTAACGAGGTCAGCGCGCTGTACGCCAGCCGCACGCTCGAGCAGAACCTCGACACGATGCGCCGCAACCGCTTCTCGCGCTACCCCTACTTCGACGCGGACGGCGAGGAAGTGCTGGGCGTGATCCACCTGAAGGACCTGTTCTTCGCAAGCCAGGCCGGCAAGGACACCACCGACCTCACCGAATACCTGCGCCCGGTCGAGATGATTTCCGCGCGCACGCCCGCGATCGAGCTGTTCCGGCGCTTCCGCAGCGGCGCGCCGCACTTCGCGCTGATCGGCGAAAAGGGCAAGCGCCCGGTCGGCTTCATCACGCTCGACAACCTGCTCGGCGCCATCGTCGGCGAGATCCGCGACGAATTCCGCCTCAACGAAAACGACTGGATGAAGCAGACCGACGGCACCTTCATCGGCAAGGCCAGCCTGCCGATCGTCTCGCTCGAGCGGGTGCTCGGCATCGACATCGACAACGAGGAAATGGGGCTGGACGAAGTCGAATCGGTGGGCGGCCTCCTGATGGCCAAGCTGGGCGACATCCCGAAGCAGGGGCAGCGCATCGAGTTTCCGAAGTTCGACGTGGTGGTGCGCAAGACCAACGGGCCGCGCATCCTGCTGGTGAAGGTGATTCCGCAGCTTTCGCGCGGGGATGAGGAAGACGATCGGGATTGA
- a CDS encoding TerD family protein yields MAISLQKGGNVNLSKEAPGLTKLQVGLGWDVRSTDGAAFDLDGVVFMLNASGKVRGDGDFIFYNNLRSTDGSVEHSGDNRTGAGEGDDETVNIDLSKVPADVERIAFAVTIHEADARRQNFGQVAKAFVRCVNGANGSEIARYDLSEDSSTEAAMIFGEVYRNGADWKFRAVGQGFQGGLGPLAKNYGVNV; encoded by the coding sequence ATGGCAATCAGCCTGCAAAAAGGCGGCAACGTCAACCTGTCCAAAGAAGCGCCGGGTCTCACCAAGCTGCAGGTCGGCCTTGGCTGGGACGTGCGCTCCACCGACGGCGCGGCGTTCGATCTCGACGGCGTCGTGTTCATGCTGAACGCGAGCGGCAAGGTCCGCGGCGACGGCGACTTCATCTTCTACAACAACCTGCGTTCGACCGACGGTTCGGTCGAGCACTCGGGCGACAACCGCACCGGCGCCGGCGAAGGCGACGACGAGACCGTCAACATCGACTTGTCGAAGGTGCCGGCCGACGTCGAGCGCATCGCCTTCGCGGTGACGATCCACGAAGCCGACGCGCGCCGCCAGAACTTCGGCCAGGTCGCCAAGGCCTTCGTGCGTTGCGTGAACGGCGCCAACGGCAGCGAGATCGCACGCTACGACCTGTCGGAAGATTCGTCGACCGAAGCGGCGATGATCTTCGGCGAGGTCTACCGCAACGGCGCCGACTGGAAGTTCCGCGCCGTCGGCCAGGGCTTCCAGGGCGGCCTGGGGCCCCTGGCCAAGAACTACGGCGTGAACGTCTGA
- the nhaR gene encoding transcriptional activator NhaR, translating into MKNEINFRHLYYFWVVAKEGGITRAAERLGLAVQTVSAQLTLLEQSLGKTLFAQQGRRLVLTEAGRLALSYADQIFLLGEQMQEALHEADSGRLRLTVGISDSLPKLSAYRMLEAATQMNRPVRLVCYEDQFEALLADLALHKLDVVLTDREVRAGGTMKVFSHRLFDSELVVVGAPALAEVYREGFPNNLNSAPFLLPTRNNALRGKIDEWFVQHGVRPDVVGEFEDNALVSTFGRRGLGLFFAPATLAPDVAEQFGAAQVGVAAGVREQFYMISNDRKIQHPAVEAMLAAAQDGMAAAG; encoded by the coding sequence ATGAAAAACGAAATCAATTTCCGTCATCTGTACTACTTCTGGGTGGTGGCCAAGGAAGGCGGCATCACGCGCGCGGCCGAGCGCCTGGGCCTGGCGGTGCAGACCGTCAGCGCCCAGCTGACCCTGCTCGAGCAGTCGCTCGGCAAGACCCTGTTCGCGCAGCAGGGCCGGCGCCTGGTGCTGACCGAGGCCGGGCGCCTGGCGCTGAGCTACGCCGACCAGATCTTCCTGCTGGGCGAACAGATGCAGGAAGCGCTGCACGAGGCCGACAGCGGGCGCCTGCGCCTGACGGTCGGCATCTCGGATTCGCTGCCCAAGCTGTCGGCCTACCGCATGCTGGAAGCGGCCACGCAGATGAACCGTCCGGTGCGCCTGGTCTGCTACGAAGACCAGTTCGAGGCGCTGCTGGCCGACCTCGCCCTGCACAAGCTGGACGTGGTGCTGACCGACCGCGAAGTGCGTGCGGGCGGCACGATGAAGGTGTTCAGCCACCGCCTGTTCGACAGCGAGCTGGTGGTGGTGGGCGCGCCGGCGCTGGCCGAGGTTTACCGCGAAGGCTTCCCGAACAACCTGAACAGCGCGCCGTTCCTGCTGCCGACACGTAATAATGCCCTGCGCGGCAAGATCGACGAATGGTTCGTGCAGCACGGCGTGCGGCCCGACGTGGTCGGCGAGTTCGAGGACAATGCACTGGTCAGCACCTTCGGGCGGCGCGGCCTCGGCCTGTTCTTCGCCCCGGCCACGCTGGCGCCCGACGTGGCCGAGCAGTTCGGCGCGGCGCAGGTGGGCGTCGCGGCCGGCGTGCGCGAACAGTTCTACATGATCTCGAACGACCGCAAGATCCAGCATCCGGCCGTCGAGGCGATGCTGGCGGCGGCGCAGGATGGGATGGCTGCGGCCGGCTGA
- a CDS encoding TIGR00266 family protein, whose product MPRFTVTGDIDPFLHVALKQGETIYCESDAMVMMEATLDLKGKMKGGLGSALMRTFANGESFFQQHIEATRGDGDCLLSPTLPGAMQVVDCGPSQYIISDGAFVAATSGIDLRVRTQSLGNALFAQSGGFFVTETGGQGQVVVSGFGSMHMLDVEPGKDAIIDNAHVVAWDSLLRYEISITTGTSGGFLGNLINSQTSGEGMVLRFSGRGKVFVCSRNRDAFKAWMQSPKG is encoded by the coding sequence ATGCCTAGATTTACTGTGACCGGGGACATCGACCCCTTCCTGCACGTCGCATTGAAGCAGGGCGAAACCATCTACTGCGAGTCCGACGCGATGGTGATGATGGAAGCCACGCTCGACCTGAAGGGCAAGATGAAGGGCGGCCTGGGCAGCGCGCTGATGCGCACCTTCGCCAACGGCGAGTCCTTCTTCCAGCAGCACATCGAGGCCACGCGAGGCGACGGCGATTGCCTGCTGTCGCCCACGCTGCCCGGCGCGATGCAGGTGGTCGACTGTGGCCCGAGCCAGTACATCATCAGCGACGGCGCGTTCGTCGCGGCCACCAGCGGCATCGATTTGCGCGTGCGCACCCAGAGCCTGGGCAACGCGCTGTTCGCGCAGAGCGGCGGCTTTTTCGTCACCGAGACGGGCGGCCAGGGCCAGGTCGTGGTGTCCGGCTTCGGCTCGATGCACATGCTGGACGTCGAGCCGGGCAAGGACGCGATCATCGACAACGCCCACGTGGTCGCCTGGGACAGCCTGCTCCGCTATGAAATCTCGATCACCACCGGGACCAGCGGCGGCTTCCTGGGCAACCTGATCAACAGCCAGACCAGCGGCGAAGGCATGGTGCTGCGCTTTTCCGGGCGCGGCAAGGTGTTCGTCTGCTCGCGCAACCGCGACGCCTTCAAGGCCTGGATGCAATCGCCGAAGGGCTAA
- a CDS encoding HlyD family secretion protein, with product MSLAQPVSFRVLTWLFVAIAVSIVAFFYSFSTTRKAQCQGVLLPSAGVIRIVPIQTGTVKFRRVKEGQHISAGDVLFVLSSDRSAAAGDAQKTISALLKTRRDSYRDELKQLEMQAYQRADALRKKMTDITSDLDRLNEQIALQKQRVVLSEQSWQRYSDLQASHYISSAQAQDKQAELLDQRQRLSDFFRTKTATQRDFDAANAELRDLNIQSKRDAAALQRNISTVAQDLTDSEARREILIRSPQSGVVTAITAEEGQTVSSGQAIASVLPLDAALEAEIYAPSRSIGFVKPGMQVLLRYQAYPYQKFGQHTAIITEVANTSLRPDEMALPGATLPSGSVAEPLYRIRLKLNKQTIKAYGQEMPLRSGMLVDASVLLERRHLYEWVLEPIFSISGRM from the coding sequence GTGAGCCTTGCGCAGCCGGTGAGCTTCCGAGTGCTGACGTGGCTGTTTGTCGCAATCGCCGTAAGCATTGTGGCATTCTTCTATAGTTTTTCTACTACCAGAAAAGCCCAGTGCCAAGGTGTTCTGCTGCCTTCTGCAGGTGTCATTAGAATCGTTCCGATACAGACTGGTACCGTCAAGTTCAGACGGGTAAAGGAAGGTCAGCATATTTCAGCTGGAGATGTATTGTTCGTGTTAAGTAGCGATCGCAGCGCGGCGGCTGGCGATGCCCAAAAGACGATTTCGGCCTTGCTCAAGACCCGTCGTGACAGCTACCGCGACGAGCTAAAGCAGCTGGAAATGCAGGCATACCAACGTGCGGATGCATTACGCAAGAAAATGACCGACATAACCTCGGACTTGGATAGACTCAACGAGCAGATTGCACTCCAGAAACAGCGTGTGGTACTCTCAGAACAGTCGTGGCAGCGCTACAGCGATTTGCAGGCATCTCACTATATTTCTTCAGCCCAGGCCCAGGATAAGCAGGCAGAGTTGCTGGACCAACGCCAACGCTTGAGTGACTTTTTCCGTACTAAAACCGCCACTCAGCGAGACTTCGACGCAGCGAATGCCGAATTGCGTGATCTGAATATCCAATCCAAACGTGATGCGGCTGCACTACAGCGCAATATTTCAACTGTTGCACAAGACTTGACCGATAGCGAAGCGCGTCGCGAGATTTTGATTCGCAGTCCCCAGTCCGGTGTAGTTACGGCCATTACTGCGGAAGAGGGGCAAACTGTGTCGAGCGGCCAGGCTATTGCGTCCGTATTGCCCTTGGATGCTGCCTTGGAGGCGGAGATCTACGCGCCGTCGCGCTCTATAGGATTCGTCAAGCCCGGCATGCAGGTATTGCTGCGTTACCAAGCCTATCCTTATCAAAAGTTTGGGCAGCATACCGCCATCATCACCGAGGTCGCAAATACGTCATTGCGTCCAGACGAGATGGCTCTTCCTGGAGCGACCCTGCCAAGCGGTAGCGTGGCCGAACCCTTGTATCGGATCCGTTTGAAGCTAAACAAGCAAACGATAAAGGCATACGGCCAGGAAATGCCACTCAGGTCGGGAATGCTGGTGGATGCAAGCGTTTTGTTAGAGCGTCGCCACCTGTACGAATGGGTCCTTGAGCCGATATTCAGTATCTCTGGACGTATGTAA
- a CDS encoding LytTR family DNA-binding domain-containing protein, protein MTPAPIRVAIVDDEPLARLALKVRLAGRPGFELVAEYGDGDAAAAGLAEVRADLALVDVEMPGRSGLEVLRALPRETRPMAILVTAYDGFALQAFDLAALDYLLKPLDDERLDEALDRARLAFPWRRAGVAPGARPTLERQAWTRTFTVRAGARTVLVPAEDVERIDADGDYATLHAGGKTYLVRERLHTLALRLDPDCFQRVHRSSIVRIDMVAELRALTNRDALLRLRDGTLVRASRTYMPALQEALARHAGIDLSQPALARTA, encoded by the coding sequence ATGACGCCGGCCCCGATCCGCGTCGCCATCGTCGACGACGAGCCGCTGGCCCGCCTCGCGCTCAAGGTGCGCCTGGCCGGGCGGCCCGGCTTCGAGCTGGTCGCCGAATATGGCGATGGCGATGCCGCCGCCGCCGGGCTGGCCGAGGTGCGTGCGGACCTGGCGCTGGTCGACGTCGAGATGCCCGGCCGCAGCGGCCTCGAGGTCTTGCGCGCGCTGCCGCGCGAGACGCGCCCGATGGCGATCCTGGTCACCGCCTACGACGGCTTCGCGCTGCAGGCGTTCGACCTGGCCGCGCTCGACTACCTGCTCAAACCGCTCGACGACGAGCGCCTCGACGAGGCGCTGGACCGCGCGCGGCTGGCCTTTCCGTGGCGGCGCGCAGGCGTGGCGCCGGGCGCGCGGCCCACACTGGAACGGCAGGCCTGGACCCGCACGTTCACGGTCCGCGCGGGCGCGCGCACGGTGCTGGTCCCGGCCGAGGACGTCGAACGCATCGACGCCGACGGCGACTACGCGACGCTGCACGCCGGCGGCAAGACGTATCTGGTGCGCGAACGCCTGCACACGCTGGCGCTTCGGCTCGACCCGGACTGCTTCCAGCGCGTGCACCGCTCGAGCATCGTGCGCATCGACATGGTCGCGGAGCTGCGCGCGCTGACCAACCGCGACGCCCTGCTGCGCCTGCGCGACGGCACGCTGGTGCGCGCCAGCCGCACCTACATGCCGGCGCTGCAGGAGGCGCTGGCGCGCCACGCCGGCATCGACCTCTCGCAACCTGCCCTCGCAAGGACCGCCTGA
- a CDS encoding nuclear transport factor 2 family protein: MRPLAALALACTLCLSTPVHPADAPNHDADVAAINKIVAQFKTAVIAHDGKTLGSLFLQDHDSWLEVADAKTWADVKTRHPDAPKVMHSSWKQFANDVQAGSKPIEERFYNVRIETNGAVASVWFDFDFLADGKLNNRGSESWQLVRAEDGWKISSMLYSIGR, encoded by the coding sequence ATGCGCCCACTCGCCGCCCTCGCCCTCGCCTGCACGCTCTGCCTGAGCACCCCTGTTCACCCAGCCGACGCGCCTAATCACGACGCCGACGTCGCCGCCATCAACAAGATTGTCGCGCAGTTCAAGACCGCCGTCATCGCGCACGACGGCAAGACGCTCGGCAGCCTGTTTTTACAGGACCACGACAGCTGGCTGGAGGTGGCCGACGCCAAGACCTGGGCCGATGTCAAGACCAGGCATCCCGACGCACCCAAGGTGATGCATTCGAGCTGGAAGCAGTTCGCCAACGACGTGCAAGCCGGCTCCAAGCCGATCGAGGAGCGCTTCTACAACGTGCGCATCGAGACCAACGGCGCGGTCGCCTCGGTCTGGTTCGATTTTGATTTCCTCGCCGACGGCAAGCTGAATAACCGCGGCAGCGAGAGCTGGCAACTGGTGCGTGCCGAAGACGGCTGGAAAATCAGCTCGATGCTGTATTCGATCGGCCGCTGA
- a CDS encoding TerD family protein — translation MAVNLTKGQKISLEKEAGGALSRVTMGLGWDVAQKRGFLGFGGGKGDSIDLDASCVLFDDSNRPVDVVWFRQLKSRDGSITHTGDNRTGAGDGDDEQIVVELNRVPEHVKSLVFTVNSFTGQNFAQVANAFCRLVDTASKREVARYDLSVQSSHTAQIMAKLYRHNGEWKMHAIGENGSGRTIDELLPQILPHL, via the coding sequence ATGGCAGTCAATCTCACCAAAGGGCAGAAGATCTCGCTCGAGAAGGAAGCCGGCGGCGCGCTGTCGCGCGTCACCATGGGCCTGGGCTGGGACGTCGCGCAGAAGCGCGGCTTCCTCGGTTTTGGCGGCGGCAAGGGCGATTCGATCGACCTGGACGCGTCCTGCGTGCTGTTCGACGACAGCAACCGCCCGGTCGATGTGGTCTGGTTCCGCCAGCTGAAAAGCCGTGACGGCAGCATCACGCACACCGGCGACAACCGCACCGGCGCCGGCGATGGCGACGACGAGCAGATCGTCGTCGAACTGAATCGCGTGCCGGAGCACGTCAAGTCGCTGGTGTTCACGGTGAACAGCTTCACCGGCCAGAACTTCGCGCAGGTGGCGAACGCTTTCTGCCGCCTGGTCGATACCGCTTCCAAGCGCGAAGTCGCGCGCTACGATTTGTCGGTGCAGAGTTCGCACACGGCCCAGATCATGGCCAAGCTGTACCGCCATAACGGCGAATGGAAGATGCACGCGATCGGCGAGAACGGCAGCGGCCGCACCATCGACGAGCTGCTGCCGCAGATCCTGCCGCACCTGTGA
- a CDS encoding DUF475 domain-containing protein, with protein sequence MKHFRVSFIVTALCLALSAWWGYEHAGIAGALTGIGVAAILAVMEVSLSFDNAVVNASVLKTWSPFWKKLFLGVGIIIAVFGMRLLFPLVIVAVAADIGMIDVWHMALQDPKQYSMHLTNHHAEVAAFGGMFLLLVFLNFLFDDEKEHHWLGNVEEKLASFGKTSSISVMVALGTLMASLGLVTEAQKMVVLMSGLWGILVYVGVDVLSNLLEKSEAGAEGVGNMVVKGGIGGFLYLEVLDASFSFDGVIGAFAITNDVVIIMLGLAIGAMFVRSLTVYLVEKGTLDQFVYLEHGAHYAIGILALIMLASMKFHVPELVTGLAGVAFIGASVWSSIRYRKKQEALGGHAKAVAHAE encoded by the coding sequence ATGAAACATTTTAGAGTGTCGTTCATCGTCACCGCGCTTTGCCTGGCATTGTCGGCCTGGTGGGGCTACGAACACGCGGGCATCGCCGGCGCACTGACCGGCATCGGCGTCGCCGCCATCCTGGCGGTGATGGAAGTCTCGCTCTCGTTCGACAACGCGGTGGTCAACGCCTCCGTGCTCAAGACTTGGAGCCCGTTCTGGAAGAAGCTGTTCCTGGGCGTCGGCATCATCATCGCCGTGTTCGGCATGCGCCTGCTGTTCCCGCTGGTGATCGTCGCGGTGGCGGCCGACATCGGCATGATCGACGTCTGGCACATGGCCTTGCAGGATCCGAAGCAGTACTCGATGCACCTGACCAACCACCACGCTGAAGTGGCGGCGTTCGGCGGCATGTTCCTGCTGCTGGTCTTCCTCAACTTCCTGTTCGACGACGAGAAGGAACACCACTGGCTCGGCAACGTCGAAGAGAAGTTGGCGTCGTTCGGCAAGACTTCGTCGATCTCGGTGATGGTCGCGCTGGGCACGCTGATGGCCAGCCTCGGCCTGGTGACCGAAGCGCAGAAGATGGTGGTCCTGATGTCGGGCTTGTGGGGCATCCTGGTCTACGTCGGCGTCGACGTGCTGTCGAACCTGCTGGAAAAGTCGGAAGCGGGCGCGGAAGGCGTCGGCAACATGGTCGTGAAAGGCGGTATCGGCGGTTTCCTGTACCTGGAAGTGCTGGATGCGTCGTTCAGCTTCGACGGCGTGATCGGCGCGTTTGCGATCACCAACGACGTCGTGATCATCATGCTGGGCCTGGCGATCGGCGCGATGTTCGTGCGCTCGCTGACGGTGTACCTGGTGGAGAAGGGCACGCTCGACCAGTTCGTCTACCTGGAGCACGGCGCGCACTACGCCATCGGCATCCTGGCCCTGATCATGTTGGCCAGCATGAAGTTCCACGTGCCTGAGCTGGTCACCGGCCTGGCGGGCGTGGCCTTCATCGGCGCCTCGGTCTGGTCGTCGATCCGGTATCGCAAGAAGCAGGAAGCGCTGGGCGGACATGCCAAGGCCGTCGCCCACGCTGAATGA
- a CDS encoding sensor histidine kinase yields MKDPAPPLVPVLAALPVAVCMAILGLPAIGHGHAVTFRTLFFVACMAWLVPLALLQRALWRRECSLALTGLVLLVATYAMSVANSLLGQRVEIGLGLATRYQWADLVRGLDSCWLALIAFCAMHAVAVYYLSLQRAQLRLAQALAHAREAELRALRLQVNPHFLFNTLNAVSALVASGSGRDATRMIARVSDFLRAALVHDGRHEHALAEELALLDAYLDIEKVRLGERLRLTMAAGPDVLDAAVPYLVLQPLVENAIRHGIAPLGVAGRLDVRVERDGARLRIEVVNDGRPPTAADAEPGAGIGLANVAERLRHLYGMEGRCEAGWRGNGRFHVRLVLPLRLLPLQPLPLQPLPLQPMPLQAAPPQRAAA; encoded by the coding sequence GTGAAAGACCCCGCGCCACCGCTCGTCCCCGTCCTCGCCGCGCTGCCGGTGGCCGTCTGCATGGCGATCCTGGGCCTGCCGGCGATCGGCCACGGTCATGCAGTCACCTTCCGCACCCTGTTCTTCGTCGCCTGCATGGCCTGGCTCGTGCCGCTGGCGCTGCTCCAGCGCGCGCTGTGGCGGCGCGAATGCTCGCTGGCGCTGACGGGGCTGGTGCTGCTGGTTGCGACCTACGCGATGTCGGTCGCGAATTCCCTGCTCGGCCAGCGCGTGGAGATCGGACTCGGCCTCGCGACCCGCTACCAGTGGGCCGACCTGGTGCGCGGCCTGGACAGCTGCTGGCTGGCCCTGATCGCCTTCTGCGCGATGCACGCGGTGGCGGTCTACTACCTGTCGCTGCAGCGCGCCCAGCTGCGCCTGGCGCAGGCGCTGGCGCACGCGCGCGAGGCCGAGCTGCGCGCCCTGCGCCTGCAGGTCAATCCGCACTTCCTGTTCAACACGCTCAACGCGGTCTCGGCGCTGGTGGCGAGCGGCTCCGGGCGCGACGCCACGCGCATGATCGCGCGCGTGTCCGACTTCCTGCGCGCCGCGCTGGTCCACGACGGCCGCCACGAACACGCGCTGGCCGAGGAGCTGGCGCTGCTAGACGCCTATCTCGACATCGAAAAAGTCCGCCTGGGCGAGCGCCTGCGCTTGACGATGGCGGCCGGTCCCGACGTGCTCGACGCCGCCGTGCCCTACCTGGTACTGCAGCCGCTGGTCGAGAACGCGATCCGCCACGGCATCGCCCCGCTCGGCGTGGCGGGCCGGCTCGACGTCCGCGTCGAGCGCGACGGCGCGCGCCTGCGCATCGAGGTGGTCAACGATGGCCGTCCTCCAACCGCCGCCGATGCCGAGCCGGGCGCCGGCATCGGCCTGGCCAACGTCGCCGAGCGCCTGCGCCACCTGTACGGCATGGAAGGCCGGTGCGAGGCCGGCTGGCGCGGCAATGGGCGCTTCCACGTGCGGCTCGTACTGCCGCTGCGGCTATTGCCGTTGCAGCCATTGCCGTTGCAGCCATTGCCGTTGCAGCCGATGCCGCTGCAGGCCGCGCCGCCGCAACGGGCCGCCGCATGA